Proteins encoded within one genomic window of Oscillospiraceae bacterium:
- a CDS encoding integrase: MNKKTIALTTEQYKEIISTMKKGFCGCRPNERIATALMLEANLGLRISDIIKLRLTDIVKDGERYRLSITEQKTGKDRVFTVPLSLYQFIRCYCLDNGIKDNDIIFPLTERAIQKQLKTVCDFLDYNGISTHSFRKYYATEIYKNNGYNIALVQQLLQHSSTAVTQRYIGIQQKEIETAIENHLKLDI; the protein is encoded by the coding sequence ATGAATAAAAAGACAATAGCACTAACCACAGAACAGTACAAAGAAATAATATCAACTATGAAAAAAGGCTTTTGCGGTTGCCGACCAAATGAACGCATAGCAACCGCTTTAATGCTTGAAGCAAATTTAGGGTTGCGAATATCAGATATTATTAAGCTACGGCTTACCGATATTGTAAAAGACGGCGAAAGATACAGACTATCCATAACAGAGCAAAAGACAGGCAAAGACCGTGTTTTTACTGTTCCGCTATCGTTATATCAATTTATCCGTTGTTATTGTTTGGATAACGGTATTAAGGACAATGACATTATATTTCCTTTAACCGAAAGAGCAATACAGAAGCAATTAAAAACAGTATGCGACTTTTTGGACTATAACGGCATAAGCACACACAGTTTTCGCAAATACTACGCAACTGAGATATACAAGAACAACGGTTATAATATCGCACTTGTTCAACAACTGTTACAACATAGCAGTACCGCCGTAACGCAACGATATATAGGCATACAACAAAAGGAAATCGAAACGGCTATTGAAAACCATTTAAAACTTGATATATAA